Proteins from a single region of Candidatus Parcubacteria bacterium:
- a CDS encoding hypothetical protein (Derived by automated computational analysis using gene prediction method: GeneMarkS-2+.), with protein sequence MNFEQKFTNFKAEERGAAAKEVESQENRLDLPTREEIDAAPSFASRDAFDHWVQKKKNSRGGAEELANFSRLVERTAGGPSTDIFKSLIKNEEKNKNLPEDEREEFRLDPLKRVNEIQTTKLYDENLVIGKVDVEDLGDILKNLDKDTREFVFARRNNLTLEVAKNLLVRRLGGSVIVYHTSPADIDFKEGLKGDVYFSTDIKRLFKAPGARYLYAFRLPADQVANSKYGALDCFGRLRASGTSQPISDKISIYDFDQPGGKQKEILDALGAGFSDYLPATGRAGNFMNNHGSSAELNL encoded by the coding sequence ATGAATTTTGAACAAAAATTTACCAATTTTAAAGCTGAGGAGAGGGGGGCCGCAGCGAAAGAAGTGGAGTCTCAAGAAAACCGCCTTGATTTGCCGACGCGCGAAGAAATTGACGCCGCCCCTTCTTTTGCCAGTCGCGATGCTTTTGATCATTGGGTACAAAAAAAGAAAAATAGCCGGGGTGGAGCGGAGGAGTTAGCTAATTTTAGCCGCTTAGTTGAGCGAACTGCCGGCGGCCCCTCGACCGATATTTTTAAGTCCTTAATCAAGAATGAAGAGAAAAATAAAAATTTACCCGAAGACGAAAGAGAAGAGTTTCGTCTAGACCCTCTCAAGCGGGTTAACGAGATTCAGACCACTAAACTTTATGATGAAAACCTGGTTATAGGAAAAGTAGATGTTGAAGATTTAGGTGATATTTTAAAAAATTTAGATAAAGATACCCGGGAATTTGTTTTTGCCCGTCGCAATAACCTTACCTTGGAAGTAGCTAAAAATCTTTTGGTTCGGCGCCTTGGTGGCTCGGTGATTGTTTATCATACCAGTCCGGCTGATATTGATTTTAAAGAAGGTCTAAAAGGGGATGTCTATTTTAGTACCGATATCAAAAGATTATTTAAAGCACCTGGAGCGCGCTATCTTTACGCTTTTCGCCTCCCGGCTGATCAAGTGGCCAATTCAAAATATGGCGCTTTAGATTGCTTTGGCCGTTTAAGGGCTAGCGGTACTAGCCAGCCCATTAGTGATAAAATTAGTATTTATGATTTTGACCAACCCGGCGGCAAGCAAAAAGAGATTCTTGACGCTTTGGGGGCTGGTTTTTCCGATTATCTTCCGGCGACCGGACGCGCGGGAAACTTTATGAATAATCATGGGTCGTCAGCGGAGCTCAATCTTTAA
- the gatB gene encoding Asp-tRNA(Asn)/Glu-tRNA(Gln) amidotransferase subunit GatB (Derived by automated computational analysis using gene prediction method: Protein Homology. GO_function: GO:0016884 - carbon-nitrogen ligase activity, with glutamine as amido-N-donor [Evidence IEA]) → MNYDVIIGLEIHAELLTKSKMFCACDNDATLKAPNKTVCPICLAHPGTLPQPNKRAIELVILAGLATGCEISTYSKFDRKNYFYPDLPKGYQISQYDQPLCRNGRLETAAGPVAITRLHLEEDTGKSSHPAGKDYSLLDFNRAGTPLLELVSEPVIRSAEQAKDFCQRFQQLLRYLKISQADMEKGQMRCEANISLQEPGTWEYQGGAIISLTKKKKLNPKVEVKNINSFKAVEKAINYEIERQEKLLAKGEEIKAETRGWDDKKNQTKSQRLKESAADYRYFPEPDIPPLEISPEWIKKIAQEIGELPEERINRFIKQYGWRRDQAELIAADEDLSDFTEQAISEAEAWLVAHQDSSNRADKKLAGAVVNWVSSELLKFLRADNKKVSELLITPENFGQLVCLIQQGKINSSTGQKILEKMYQQGGDPVQIMTDLGLEQVDDEALIKETIAKVLNDYPEQVADYKNGKTALLQFFIGKVMAETRGRANPEKVKALLEK, encoded by the coding sequence ATGAACTATGACGTTATTATCGGCCTCGAAATTCATGCCGAATTGCTCACCAAAAGTAAGATGTTTTGTGCTTGTGATAATGATGCTACCCTAAAAGCGCCAAATAAGACCGTTTGCCCCATCTGTTTAGCTCACCCGGGCACCCTGCCACAACCGAATAAGCGGGCCATTGAATTGGTAATTTTAGCCGGTTTGGCCACCGGTTGTGAAATTAGCACTTACTCCAAATTTGATCGGAAAAATTATTTCTATCCCGATTTACCCAAAGGTTACCAGATATCTCAGTATGACCAACCCTTATGTCGTAACGGTCGTTTAGAAACAGCCGCGGGGCCAGTGGCGATTACGCGCCTTCATCTTGAAGAAGATACCGGTAAGTCCAGCCACCCGGCGGGTAAGGATTATTCTTTATTAGATTTTAATCGCGCTGGAACCCCGCTCTTGGAATTAGTCAGCGAACCCGTGATTAGAAGTGCCGAGCAAGCAAAAGATTTTTGTCAGCGCTTTCAGCAACTGCTGCGCTACTTAAAAATTTCTCAAGCGGATATGGAAAAAGGTCAGATGCGCTGCGAGGCCAACATTAGTTTACAAGAACCGGGGACTTGGGAATATCAAGGTGGGGCGATAATTTCTTTAACTAAAAAGAAAAAACTAAACCCAAAAGTTGAAGTTAAAAATATCAATTCTTTTAAGGCGGTTGAGAAAGCGATTAACTACGAAATTGAGCGCCAAGAAAAATTATTGGCCAAGGGAGAGGAAATTAAAGCGGAGACGCGCGGTTGGGATGACAAAAAGAATCAAACCAAGTCGCAACGGTTAAAAGAAAGTGCCGCGGATTATCGCTACTTCCCCGAACCCGATATTCCACCGTTAGAAATTAGTCCTGAGTGGATTAAAAAAATTGCTCAAGAAATTGGCGAATTACCGGAAGAAAGAATTAACCGTTTTATTAAACAATACGGCTGGCGCCGCGATCAAGCCGAACTAATTGCCGCCGACGAAGACTTGTCCGATTTTACCGAGCAAGCAATCTCGGAGGCCGAAGCTTGGCTAGTCGCCCATCAAGACAGCAGTAATCGCGCTGACAAAAAGCTAGCGGGAGCCGTTGTTAATTGGGTGAGCAGCGAATTGCTCAAATTCTTGCGCGCCGATAATAAAAAAGTGTCTGAGCTGTTAATTACTCCGGAGAATTTTGGCCAGCTCGTTTGCCTAATCCAGCAAGGAAAAATTAATTCCTCAACGGGTCAGAAAATCTTAGAAAAAATGTATCAGCAAGGCGGCGATCCGGTCCAAATCATGACTGATTTAGGTTTAGAACAAGTTGATGACGAAGCCCTCATTAAAGAAACGATTGCTAAAGTTTTAAATGATTATCCGGAACAGGTGGCTGATTATAAAAACGGTAAAACTGCCCTCCTCCAGTTTTTTATCGGCAAGGTCATGGCGGAAACGCGTGGCCGCGCCAATCCGGAAAAAGTAAAAGCGTTATTGGAGAAGTAG
- a CDS encoding hypothetical protein (Derived by automated computational analysis using gene prediction method: GeneMarkS-2+.), which produces MANGKFLEKNHAVYLSLASDGTTGEQWVDRLEGQGKILSIEVQHLLKSPKFEITKGQKLNLVILKKTLTKALALTEDELLAEALSFHLLPVNLEFACLLREELTLYWLNRLNLQRVIIPGKPSLAIFGDGHFRTIDDVPDYLRESCFGYVFRQPQSHEYSQNGWDWKTELQEETRV; this is translated from the coding sequence ATGGCCAATGGAAAATTCCTAGAAAAAAACCATGCGGTTTATCTTAGCTTGGCTTCCGATGGCACCACTGGCGAACAATGGGTTGATAGATTGGAAGGTCAAGGTAAAATTTTAAGTATTGAAGTTCAACATCTTTTAAAGTCACCAAAGTTTGAAATTACCAAAGGACAAAAATTGAATCTCGTGATTCTAAAAAAAACTCTGACAAAAGCTTTAGCCTTAACTGAAGACGAGCTTTTGGCAGAGGCCCTTTCTTTTCATTTACTGCCGGTGAATTTAGAATTTGCTTGTTTACTTAGGGAAGAGCTTACTCTTTATTGGCTTAATCGCCTGAATCTTCAAAGAGTAATCATCCCCGGAAAACCATCTTTAGCCATCTTTGGCGATGGTCACTTCCGGACAATTGATGATGTCCCCGATTATTTAAGAGAAAGTTGCTTCGGCTATGTTTTTAGACAGCCGCAATCACACGAATACAGCCAAAATGGCTGGGATTGGAAAACTGAATTACAGGAGGAAACTCGGGTTTAA
- the miaA gene encoding tRNA (adenosine(37)-N6)-dimethylallyltransferase MiaA (Derived by automated computational analysis using gene prediction method: Protein Homology. GO_component: GO:0005737 - cytoplasm [Evidence IEA]; GO_function: GO:0052381 - tRNA dimethylallyltransferase activity [Evidence IEA]; GO_process: GO:0006400 - tRNA modification [Evidence IEA]), whose amino-acid sequence MSISNKDPKVLVIIGPTASGKTSLGVKLAARFDGEIVSADSRQVFRGMDIGTGKDLAEYVLPGQTIPCHLIDVCAPMEDYNLARYQVDASKAINEIIAREKLPLLVGGSGLYLQAIVDGYVLSPTAPNPETRASLEKMSVTELYQKLQSLKPDFAARLNNSDRNNPRRLVRYLEITLNQQAAAPKIEKPAYDFLILSLNPDDEMMRARIEKRLKERLQKEGLVAEVERLLDSGVTSARLNSFGLEYRYISWYLQEKIDYETMVEKLSTAIYRFAKRQKTWFKRWAKQGRELIEVSTEEEAAAIVQKWLKA is encoded by the coding sequence ATGTCAATTAGCAACAAAGATCCTAAAGTTTTAGTAATTATTGGCCCCACCGCCTCCGGCAAGACTTCTTTGGGGGTCAAACTCGCCGCTCGTTTTGACGGGGAGATTGTTTCTGCCGACAGTCGTCAGGTTTTTCGAGGTATGGATATTGGCACCGGTAAAGATTTGGCCGAATATGTTCTTCCTGGTCAGACTATTCCTTGTCATCTGATTGATGTCTGCGCGCCTATGGAAGATTACAATCTCGCTCGCTATCAGGTTGATGCCAGTAAAGCCATCAACGAAATTATCGCCCGCGAGAAGTTGCCTTTACTGGTTGGTGGTTCCGGGCTTTATCTCCAGGCGATTGTTGACGGTTATGTCTTGTCGCCGACGGCTCCTAATCCTGAGACTCGAGCGTCCTTAGAAAAAATGTCAGTAACGGAACTTTATCAAAAACTTCAGTCTCTAAAGCCTGATTTTGCCGCGCGTTTAAATAATAGCGATCGGAATAATCCGCGTCGACTCGTTCGTTATTTGGAAATTACTCTAAATCAACAAGCAGCAGCCCCCAAAATAGAGAAACCAGCTTATGATTTTTTGATTCTCAGTTTAAATCCGGACGATGAGATGATGCGGGCCCGCATCGAGAAACGCTTAAAAGAACGTCTGCAAAAAGAAGGTCTAGTGGCTGAGGTGGAGCGTTTATTAGACAGTGGCGTCACCTCGGCCCGCTTAAATTCTTTTGGTTTGGAATATCGCTACATCTCTTGGTATCTCCAGGAAAAAATAGATTATGAGACCATGGTGGAAAAGTTAAGTACGGCAATTTATCGTTTTGCGAAGCGACAAAAAACTTGGTTCAAGCGGTGGGCGAAGCAGGGGCGCGAACTAATTGAAGTGAGTACTGAAGAGGAGGCGGCCGCGATTGTACAAAAATGGTTAAAAGCTTAA